In Lolium perenne isolate Kyuss_39 chromosome 5, Kyuss_2.0, whole genome shotgun sequence, the sequence CATCGCCAAATTCTCCTCCTGCAAATCACGAGAGATTAGTTAGATATGATCCCTTTCTATTACCATATGCTTATCTGATTGGAGTTATATTGCTGGCTTACACGTAGCTTGGCGAGAGTGTCGGGGGATTTTGCTAGGTGGTAGGTGGCCCATGTGATGGCGCTGGCGGTGGACTCGTAGCCGGCGACGACGAGAGAAACAATATTGTCCACCACCTCGTCATCGCTTAGCTTCTTCCCCTGCTCGTCCTCCATCCGCATGAACCCACCCATCACATCGTCATCCTCGGCCTTGGTTACCATGGTTTTCTTCCTCCTAGCATGCAGTTCCTCACGGAACACCGCGTTGAGCTTCCGACGGCACTTGCGAGCGTGATAGAACGCTGTGCCTGGAAAATCCAAGGGAAATGACCTAAGGCCAGCAACCAAGTTTCCGAACCACTCGTCGATCTTCTCCGTTAGGGGTGATGGTTCCATGCTTATGAACATCATGCAGATGTTCGCGAACGTCACCTGCATGCATACGTGAACAATTGTTTCTCTAGATAAATCGGGATAAAATATATTTGACTACCTATAAATGGTAACTTGTTCTTACTTTCTTGATCTCGGTGGCGGCGACGATGGTGCCTTTGTCGGACCAGAAGGCAAGTGCAGCCACAACCCGCGGCTGCACAACCGCGGCGATGGTCCGGAGCGACCTGGGGCTATTGATGGTGGCGAGGATGAACCCACGGAGCCTGGTGTGGGTGGCGCCTTCGACGTTGACAACGGAGGTGTGGCCGACGAGCTCCGGCTCGGGCCAATGAACTCCGAAGTTCTCGGGGGACTGAAGCACGAATTTGTTGGCCGCCGGCGTGCAGGCGATGATGGTGGGGGAGCCGAACAGGTGCGTCCGGTACATCCCCGCCGCCTTCCCGTACGCGTTCTTCTTGGCGCCGATGAACTCGTCGGGGCGGCGCGCGTGCTTGAAATACCAGAGCAGTGAGAGCGTCTCGCCGAGGAAAGGCACGCCCATGTGCCCCGGCGGCAGGCTCTTCTTGCCGTGCTTGAGGAAGAAGGCGGCGCGGTACCACGcgtcggcggcgtgccagaaggcGAGGAAGAGGAGCGGGACAGCGCCCAGCAACCATGCCCACGAGATCGCCATTGTTGCAAACATATCGCTAGCTGATCAACTGATGCTATATTCTACGTGCTCCAGTGATTTCTCGAGAAGTCGTGATCCTGCCTTGGAATTTGGAGACAATGGATCGACTATATATACAGCTAGTGTGGATGCCGGGTGGCTGATTCTTTCGTCGCTCCACGCAGGTGGGAACAAAACCCTAATTGCCTAATTAAATCTCGCCTATTGTGTTTGGC encodes:
- the LOC139831212 gene encoding ent-kaurenoic acid oxidase-like; translated protein: MFATMAISWAWLLGAVPLLFLAFWHAADAWYRAAFFLKHGKKSLPPGHMGVPFLGETLSLLWYFKHARRPDEFIGAKKNAYGKAAGMYRTHLFGSPTIIACTPAANKFVLQSPENFGVHWPEPELVGHTSVVNVEGATHTRLRGFILATINSPRSLRTIAAVVQPRVVAALAFWSDKGTIVAATEIKKVTFANICMMFISMEPSPLTEKIDEWFGNLVAGLRSFPLDFPGTAFYHARKCRRKLNAVFREELHARRKKTMVTKAEDDDVMGGFMRMEDEQGKKLSDDEVVDNIVSLVVAGYESTASAITWATYHLAKSPDTLAKLREENLAMSESKGGLSFITHDDIPKMKYTAKVVEETIRMANIAPMAHRVAKRDVEYNGYTIPKGWPVLVWVRSLHTDPNNFQDPLTFNPDRWDEPAKPGTYQVFGGGYRVCAGNMLARLQLTIMLHHLSIGYEWELLNPDAEISYLPHPKPVDGVAMTFHKLAEK